tattTCCGctcattttttatacttattttttgcAGTTTTAAgtatcagaaataaaattttagtttgaaaaataatgttgataattaattgctattaattttctaaataaggtctttgagtgtacccatagtcgcttactaaaagttgtcatgtaccattactcgatcaacacatggccctatagtcgctcaaagataatatcaattaaactatcataagtttattgatttgaaaacaatttataaattacactaCTTTATCCtttcattatataaaatttcatgaattttaaaaatatatttaataagatatagttataacaattcttaaaaaatttgacgtaaccaaaatttaatctaacgaacgaatgttaaagtaaaaaatgctcGGCTAtgcgcgattttgaaaacagttatttaatttaaatttataatctattataaaataatttgatacattatattttaatatatttagattcacaaataattatttatcaataataatttttttagttgtaatttttttttataaaagaacgCATTAAACAGTTAAAGTGAACGACTAATAGTATTGAGCGGGTATTGGGGCTTTTactttaattcattttaattaaataaatatttaaaaaagtttttaatatttttcttagaaAGCACggatttaaaatacaatatagatatatttaaatgaggCGGaactattcaaaataatctaAGGTACCCGCAGATAATAAGGCCTAAGtaacagaaatgatatttaagagatattacgacaaatttatagagtcccgataccactttccctgtcttctatattttattatccgTCATGTGTtgtcgtagcgcagaagaaattataaaaaccaatctagtcttctgactcttaaaaaatattgttgccaaatttaagtgatgatttatctctaataccaattttattaagtatagttaaactattccagtttgtttaacccgtaggccttactaccctaccgtagtaaaataaggcctattcgtatgatttttgtaaaagtattattttttgtttgtttatggtaaaaattaccattacttgattacattttatggctaagtattgaaaaaaagattaatgatacatttcaataattaaatgcaatattttcgattctattcaaaatctcccttaactaggccttattacccgccagtaccgtaaataataaaaattacctcaaCAATGCCAGTAATGAATGCGTAAGAAATCATAGCGAATGTTACAAAAACTCCAGCtaatattttatctctctTGTTATTTGGAAATTCATTATCAACTTCaactttatgttttttttcattttctctaGCCTGGATTTTTTCATACTCCAAATAATCGTACTCGAAATAACGTTGTGATATGCGTGATACAAATTTAGTGAGATTTGTGCATGCCTTGAGATGATTCTGTAAGGCTGGATTTGGCAGTGGAGCTTTTAACAATGGAGCCAGATAAGAGTATACCAATGCATCTAATGACGTTGGACTTGTACCAAAAAAGTAATCAGAATCTCCTAATCTTGTTGATAACAAGGTTATGCATTTTTGTGCTTCGGAGTAAACTTTGTTTTCTATCACAGTCATATCATCTTCATTCATAAAAAGTGTTTCCATCGTTGCTCTGGCATGTTTTTCATATTGCGAtggatagtaaaaattaaatggaaaTGGTATTGCTTTAGCGTACCAAGGTCttattaaatcattgaaatttttttgatctaaccacctgtaattttataaattcgtattattaaatacaatactAAAATGTGTGAATGTTGTAGATATGAGTCGAAGCGTAATCGTGAGTAAGCTTTCGTcagatgaaaattatttttttcagcgaaAAGTATATGTTAGGGTagttgttgaaaattaaattttctcaagcgccccataaaaagcttctatttagtgaaaaaatacttggggaatttggttttttcgttttaagtacaaaaaaCACTTGCCGCAGGATGaccaaagtttatttttcgatacaatcgcggttttttttagATGTCTTAGAAAATATGCAggttaaaggaaaaaatcatagaaactattttgtaggaaatcaaattcttgacaaaaaaagtcattttcatttttgttataaaatgtatatttacaaagatatttttaaaaaacttttctagATCTTATCAATTGAGCATTCAAAGAATtacgaatgttaaaaataacgtttCTTCATAAATATAGACAACTTCATAACTCGTAacatatcaatcattaattctTGTTGtagtttctatatatttagaaaaatgttattttcaaaatttgtaatcctTAAAACGCTCAATTcataagatctaaaaaaagtttttttaaaatatcttcataaatacacattttataaaaaaaaaagaatatgaccttttttgtcaaaaatttattttcctacaaaattgttcctatgagtttttcctttaatctgcatatttcattagatatttgaaaaaaaccgcaattgtatcgaaaaatgatctTTGGTCGTCCTAAGGCACCcgttctttttacttaaaaagaaaaaaccaaatttcccatgtatttttccattaaaaagttttttttgggGCGCCtgagagaatttaatttttaacgaccacccagtatatatttttggtcCAGCcgttttttgagctcgaagagtTAAAAAGTGTACTATATAGTAACGTTTTCAAATTctctgagctcgaaaatagcgggaagttttggggttggCCCGCAAGTCaacagtttttcaaatttctttttattaatataaatatgtagaaTAGAGTAAGGAGTTAAGGAGGGAGAAGGATCTGAGATCCAAACAAAAGAgcatattttagaaatttcttttcagaaaaccttttttattaaaatttttaaaattagtggCATTATTAAGCAACATCCCAAGaatattctgataaattttcataaaaaaatattaaaaaataagtcagcggtagtggggagagacgagtcacttgAAAAAcagatttgaacgaaggaataaacaaaatatttatttttgaatttttggtaaaggcGCAATCAAAAAACTCTAATTTATGCCCAAAATTCttccttttgtttaattaaaaagtaagtagttattgaaaaaaaaaattttcgttcaaatcaaagataaacttatgtattaaagaaatctttttggttttttgatttcagttgaagcagtcatgagttatcctgcctacggcatggagacttttttttgactcgtCTTTCCCTACtgccactggcttatttttcaatattttttaatgaaaatttagcaaaaTATTCTTGGAAAGCtgcttaataattttacaaattttttgaattttaattaaacaagtaCTCTGAAATATCTCAGACCCTTTTCTCCCTTAAGTATCGAAGACATATCTAGATGATGTAATATCTTTAGAAAATTACCgataatataaatagaattatttgtccataaaaaataaaattaccagaCGTATTGAAGAGCGGGATAAAAGTTTTCTCTCAACATATACTCATAAGATACAATATCAGCACGTTCTTTAGCACTAAGTAAATTATCTGGAGAATAATTTCtgtcttttaaaaattgaattatattaTGAACAGAATCAATTGCATTTGATCCACTTCTTAGTACCGGCAAATGTCCATTTGGTGTTCGGAATGGATTACATGTTGAATTTATTCTTATTGGTGCATTACTAAACTTTGCATAGGcctggtaataaataaaaataataataatttatgtcattagagtaaattatcaaatatttgataaGTGTGAAtggtagcagacatcagacaaatttaaaattataaaaaaatagagtaaataattaataaaataagatttttaaaaaatgcgcatgttcaaaattaaaaaataaatgcattttttataaatttaattttaattatttactctatgtatttataattttaaattagtctgatgcctgctacattcacactcataatatttttaaactttcaaattttgtaaattgaaaattaatttgacgtaaattaaatatcatgtttataattttcattagatatttgtttaaaaaaaaaaaaataattaattgttaataccAAAATTTGTAGACAACGAATGCCAACTGATGGCAATCCCCAATCACCTTTCCATACATCCAACTGATATGTTTCAgttgaattcatttttataaaataacaacaaaataatttttttacatttacgataacaaatattatatataactttatatatgtaaaaatataattaaaaaattttaataacttgtcAAAAGCATCAAAACAACAATAAACGTTTAATAGATaacctaaaatatatttatatatgtacatgtgcCAAATAGCATTGAAAATAAGAGCGACATCTACAACAGAATGCGGGATATttagaaaaagtttaaataaaaaaaaaaaattaagctggaattaagaagtaaaaaaatcaaattaataatttaaaagttgaataaaaatctataataaaaaaaataaaagtaagatAAAGCCTCTATACCTGCTCAGTAccattagtcgctcactttaactgtttaaggcgtttttttataatttttataaaaaaaatgacaactaaaaaaattattattgataaataattatttgtgaatctaaatatattaaaatataatgtataaaattattttataatagattataaatttaaattaaatgactgttttcaaaatcgcgcaTAGCCGGgcatttttactttaacgttcgctcgttagattaaatttagattacgtcaaatttttcaagaattgttataattatatcttattaaatatatttttaaaattcatgaaattttataataagaaagaataaagtagtataatttataaattattttccaaatcaataaacttatgacAGTTTgattgatattgtctttgagcgactattgggccatgtgttgatcgagtattggtacatgacaacttttagtgagcgactatgggtaTACTCAAagaccttatttaaaaaattaatagcaattaattatcaacattatttttcaaactaaa
Above is a window of Microplitis demolitor isolate Queensland-Clemson2020A chromosome 1, iyMicDemo2.1a, whole genome shotgun sequence DNA encoding:
- the LOC103569582 gene encoding metaxin-1 isoform X2 is translated as MYIYKYILGYLLNVYCCFDAFDKLLKFFNYIFTYIKLYIIFVIVNVKKLFCCYFIKMNSTETYQLDVWKGDWGLPSVGIRCLQILAYAKFSNAPIRINSTCNPFRTPNGHLPVLRSGSNAIDSVHNIIQFLKDRNYSPDNLLSAKERADIVSYEYMLRENFYPALQYVWWLDQKNFNDLIRPWYAKAIPFPFNFYYPSQYEKHARATMETLFMNEDDMTVIENKVYSEAQKCITLLSTRLGDSDYFFGTSPTSLDALVYSYLAPLLKAPLPNPALQNHLKACTNLTKFVSRISQRYFEYDYLEYEKIQARENEKKHKVEVDNEFPNNKRDKILAGVFVTFAMISYAFITGIVEVLLLLIRRKKFIRIPKKIKIRTDK
- the LOC103569582 gene encoding metaxin-1 isoform X1, with the protein product MYIYKYILGYLLNVYCCFDAFDKLLKFFNYIFTYIKLYIIFVIVNVKKLFCCYFIKMNSTETYQLDVWKGDWGLPSVGIRCLQILAYAKFSNAPIRINSTCNPFRTPNGHLPVLRSGSNAIDSVHNIIQFLKDRNYSPDNLLSAKERADIVSYEYMLRENFYPALQYVWWLDQKNFNDLIRPWYAKAIPFPFNFYYPSQYEKHARATMETLFMNEDDMTVIENKVYSEAQKCITLLSTRLGDSDYFFGTSPTSLDALVYSYLAPLLKAPLPNPALQNHLKACTNLTKFVSRISQRYFEYDYLEYEKIQARENEKKHKVEVDNEFPNNKRDKILAGVFVTFAMISYAFITGIVEVPTSDDENFDESEGYFLEAEEVEDD